The following coding sequences are from one Lolium rigidum isolate FL_2022 chromosome 6, APGP_CSIRO_Lrig_0.1, whole genome shotgun sequence window:
- the LOC124666384 gene encoding uncharacterized protein LOC124666384 — protein sequence MQWSNLPGSMSSPEPRMEVEQKPVLVGNTNEQAIPRKDEQAVKPTISLDSSVINLPSDVQGQAGTSNIGGEHNAAYPQHLYSPQAQPFYYQGPGYENPPNEWDVYPPYASAEGLEVGPAVVYNEDPSMMYHGGYGYDPYAPYSPISTPVPAGVSGDG from the exons ATGCAATGGTCTAATCTACCAG GCTCGATGAGTTCACCGGAGCCAAGAATGGAGGTCGAGCAAAAACCTGTTCTTGTTGGTAACACTAACGAGCAG GCCATTCCTAGAAAGGATGAGCAAGCTGTTAAACCCACCATTTCACTCGATTCAAGTGTTATCAATCTACCAAGTGATGTACAAGGCCAAGCTGGAACATCCAACATAGGTGGGGAACATAATGCTGCGTATCCACAACACTTGTATTCCCCTCAGGCACAGCCATTCTATTACCAAG GTCCAGGATATGAGAACCCTCCAAATGAATGGGATGTATATCCTCCCTATGCGAGTGCTGAAGGATTGGAAGTGGGTCCAGCA GTTGTATACAACGAGGACCCTTCAATGATGTACCATGGTGGCTATGGCTATGATCCTTATGCTCCTTATTCTCCTATCTCGACACCGGTACCGGCTGGTGTTAGTGGAGATG GGTGA